The following are encoded together in the Pedobacter steynii genome:
- a CDS encoding DinB family protein — protein MKTQLLSRLEQAKNYTLSVAEIMPEKWYHFKPADTIWNFKELLHHIGYGIHWYEDNYLKKKDKEWMPPPPTEDKTATIAYLNTAFAGLALTIAHMNEDSETVNGVYATLDHITHHRGQATVYLRCSGIIPPEYIY, from the coding sequence ATGAAAACTCAATTATTATCAAGACTGGAACAGGCTAAAAACTACACACTAAGTGTCGCAGAAATAATGCCCGAAAAATGGTATCATTTTAAACCGGCAGACACGATCTGGAACTTCAAGGAACTCCTGCATCATATCGGATACGGAATACATTGGTATGAAGACAATTACCTTAAAAAGAAAGATAAAGAATGGATGCCACCTCCCCCTACAGAAGATAAAACTGCAACTATCGCATACCTGAACACTGCTTTTGCAGGCTTAGCGCTAACCATCGCGCATATGAATGAAGATTCGGAAACCGTAAATGGCGTTTATGCGACCCTTGATCACATTACACATCACCGCGGACAGGCAACCGTTTATTTACGTTGCAGCGGAATCATACCACCCGAATATATCTATTAA
- a CDS encoding DUF2306 domain-containing protein: MKKKILWFLFAIFSITIALYPLLYLLTDGKFGILNSKPEWLLASAVWNAAFYTHIAFGGISLLIGWTQFSSKLRAINVRIHRQIGKIYVVSALLSSFSGFYIALFADGGFWASLGFSILGVIWFCTTLIAYLAIRNKQLIRHQTMMIYSYAACFAAVTLRIWLPVLILIIGNFRTAYIIIAWWSWIPNLLVAYLIVKRLTKGLELNQDPLIRKRAL; the protein is encoded by the coding sequence ATGAAAAAAAAGATTCTTTGGTTTTTGTTTGCCATTTTCTCCATCACTATCGCTTTATATCCATTGCTGTATTTATTAACGGATGGAAAGTTTGGGATCCTAAATTCTAAACCGGAATGGCTTTTAGCGAGCGCGGTCTGGAATGCTGCCTTTTATACACATATTGCTTTTGGAGGGATTTCATTACTTATTGGCTGGACTCAGTTCAGCTCAAAACTTAGGGCTATAAATGTCAGGATACACAGACAGATCGGAAAAATATATGTGGTTTCAGCTTTATTAAGTTCTTTTTCGGGTTTCTACATTGCGCTGTTTGCGGACGGTGGATTCTGGGCTTCGCTCGGATTTAGCATCCTGGGGGTCATTTGGTTTTGTACGACTTTAATCGCTTACCTGGCCATCAGAAATAAGCAGCTTATAAGACACCAGACCATGATGATTTACAGCTATGCAGCTTGTTTTGCCGCGGTAACTTTAAGAATCTGGTTGCCTGTTTTGATTTTGATAATCGGCAATTTCAGAACGGCATATATTATCATAGCCTGGTGGTCATGGATACCGAATCTCCTTGTTGCCTATTTAATTGTTAAAAGATTAACAAAGGGCCTTGAATTAAATCAAGACCCATTAATAAGAAAAAGAGCGCTCTAA
- a CDS encoding AraC family transcriptional regulator, producing MLHIIGIIISLFLSLLLFTKKGKSDADLVLALWLFLISFHLLSYYLLASDQFSEFPYFLGLEIAMPFIHGPFLFLYTALITGKRVGRLHCFFHFLPVILIYLTLSKFFLLTPAEKVLVYRSNGAGYTALLKIVHFAILPSGIAYIAGSLFLLKAHRRNLSNQASYLEKINLNWLRNLTIGMGVIWLSILFGNDRSTFTFVDLFILFIGYFGIKQVGIFTNRMLSPVEEKAKAVEPEKIKYEKSTLTENTAQKIHAELLAVMEAEKLFKDGELTLGVLAKYLSVHPSVLSEVINTMERKSFYDYINELRIEEFKVIVVLPENQQFTLLSLAYEVGFNSKTSFNRNFKNITGCSPTAYLQQQKIQLQAAT from the coding sequence ATGCTACATATCATAGGGATAATCATTTCCTTGTTTCTTTCTCTACTTCTTTTTACAAAAAAGGGTAAGTCTGATGCAGATTTAGTATTGGCACTTTGGCTGTTCCTGATCTCCTTTCATCTGCTCAGCTATTATTTACTCGCTTCTGATCAATTTTCCGAATTCCCATACTTTCTGGGGCTTGAGATTGCCATGCCCTTTATCCACGGTCCTTTTCTATTTCTATATACCGCTTTAATAACCGGAAAGCGGGTCGGAAGATTACATTGTTTTTTTCATTTCCTTCCGGTCATCCTGATCTACCTTACCCTGTCAAAATTCTTTTTATTGACGCCGGCCGAAAAGGTACTTGTTTATAGAAGTAATGGCGCTGGTTATACGGCTCTTTTAAAAATTGTCCATTTCGCAATTTTACCTTCGGGAATTGCCTATATCGCCGGGTCGCTTTTCTTGCTGAAAGCACATCGTAGAAACCTATCAAATCAGGCCTCTTATCTGGAAAAGATCAATTTGAACTGGCTAAGGAATCTCACGATCGGGATGGGAGTGATCTGGTTGTCCATTCTCTTTGGCAATGACCGGTCTACCTTTACCTTTGTTGATTTATTTATCTTGTTTATTGGCTATTTTGGTATCAAGCAGGTTGGGATCTTTACCAATAGAATGCTATCTCCTGTTGAAGAAAAAGCCAAAGCGGTTGAACCTGAAAAGATCAAATATGAAAAGTCAACTTTAACGGAAAACACCGCTCAAAAAATACACGCGGAACTCCTGGCCGTTATGGAAGCTGAAAAGTTGTTTAAAGATGGCGAGCTTACGCTCGGAGTCCTTGCTAAATATCTTTCCGTACATCCCAGTGTATTATCGGAGGTGATCAATACTATGGAGAGAAAAAGCTTTTATGATTACATCAATGAACTTCGGATTGAAGAGTTTAAGGTAATTGTTGTTCTGCCTGAAAATCAACAATTCACACTATTGTCCCTGGCTTATGAAGTTGGCTTTAATTCTAAAACTTCCTTTAATAGAAATTTCAAGAACATAACGGGTTGTTCGCCAACAGCTTATTTACAGCAACAGAAAATACAACTCCAGGCCGCAACTTAA
- a CDS encoding paraquat-inducible protein A, producing MKAIRKVALPNILLLAGLSLLLCGEAWFGFRISTLSSQQEEIKADYSVANSITFGILSVDQWREKMAAVVDDKVNEFNMTAVQKKALQKKVEKQLNSLVDKAVAEVNKPQKSIGGKLKKLAFNALVDPEEIQAEVPAFAATIVARINKPTSKKRLKNIVTSKVDQLEKQTFDNTEPASVTVTRHIYKKYQVSNTEDFEKTVNSQLIRIQRLSYNYTYAMIGCVLLALFLWFFLRKHVRLHTTLYILSLMFAFVLLSVGITATIIEVDARIQSLNFTLLSEKLAFTNQVLFFQSKSITGIVESLIGQPKPDAILVGILILLFVIILPVLRMIGKGILIWGRDKYAENKLIRFLALDLGKWDMADVMVVGIAMTYIGLNGILQSQLSGLNIEEELLSTVTQNNTSLQPGYYIFVAYVIYASLLSLILKRINPLKK from the coding sequence ATGAAAGCCATTAGAAAAGTAGCCCTTCCTAATATTTTGCTCCTGGCTGGCCTGAGTCTGCTGCTTTGCGGAGAGGCCTGGTTTGGATTCCGCATATCGACTCTTTCCAGCCAGCAGGAAGAAATCAAAGCAGATTACAGTGTCGCAAACAGCATTACCTTTGGTATCTTATCCGTGGACCAGTGGCGTGAGAAAATGGCTGCGGTAGTTGACGACAAGGTGAACGAGTTCAACATGACGGCCGTGCAGAAGAAAGCGCTTCAGAAAAAGGTCGAAAAACAATTAAACAGTCTTGTTGACAAGGCCGTTGCCGAGGTCAATAAACCACAAAAGAGTATTGGTGGCAAACTCAAAAAACTGGCATTCAACGCATTGGTTGATCCGGAAGAAATCCAGGCAGAAGTTCCCGCATTCGCCGCAACCATTGTTGCCAGGATCAATAAGCCTACAAGTAAGAAAAGACTCAAAAACATTGTCACCAGTAAAGTCGACCAGTTGGAAAAACAAACATTCGACAATACGGAACCAGCCAGCGTTACGGTAACCAGGCATATTTATAAAAAATATCAGGTCTCCAATACAGAGGATTTTGAGAAAACTGTCAATTCACAGCTGATTAGAATACAGAGACTCAGCTATAATTATACCTATGCGATGATTGGTTGCGTGCTGCTGGCGCTTTTTCTCTGGTTCTTTCTGAGAAAACACGTACGCCTTCATACTACACTATATATCCTCTCTCTCATGTTTGCCTTTGTCCTCTTATCGGTAGGCATCACCGCTACAATCATAGAAGTTGATGCGCGTATCCAGTCCTTAAACTTTACGCTGCTAAGTGAAAAATTAGCTTTTACCAATCAGGTGTTATTTTTTCAAAGTAAGAGTATAACCGGCATAGTGGAGTCATTAATCGGACAGCCTAAACCCGATGCAATATTGGTTGGTATCCTCATATTGCTCTTCGTTATTATTCTACCCGTGCTTCGAATGATCGGCAAGGGCATCCTGATATGGGGCAGAGATAAATACGCTGAAAATAAGCTGATCAGATTTTTAGCATTGGACTTAGGCAAATGGGATATGGCCGATGTCATGGTTGTAGGTATTGCGATGACTTACATTGGCTTAAATGGAATTCTGCAAAGCCAGCTCTCGGGTTTGAATATAGAGGAGGAGTTGCTTTCCACCGTAACACAAAATAACACTTCATTGCAACCTGGCTACTACATTTTTGTAGCTTATGTGATCTATGCCTCACTATTATCGCTGATCTTAAAACGTATAAACCCATTAAAAAAATAA
- a CDS encoding DUF6265 family protein has translation MKTFVIAFILFPFSFFRINDDFNDLLFLEGTWKVENKETYETWKRGEGNTLKGNSYKIKEGKKIITEELLIKSLNNSMVYQARVLDQNNAQVIDFVWNKDVKDKYSFENLSHDFPKKVQYTKLNDSTLFVEVLGEDDKGFSFRMGRRK, from the coding sequence ATGAAAACATTTGTTATCGCATTTATACTTTTCCCTTTTAGTTTTTTTAGGATTAATGATGACTTTAATGATCTTCTTTTTTTAGAAGGAACCTGGAAAGTGGAAAATAAAGAAACTTATGAAACCTGGAAAAGAGGAGAAGGAAATACACTGAAGGGGAATTCCTACAAAATTAAAGAGGGAAAGAAAATAATAACGGAGGAACTTTTGATCAAAAGCCTGAACAATAGCATGGTTTACCAGGCCAGAGTTCTGGATCAAAATAATGCGCAGGTCATTGACTTTGTATGGAACAAAGATGTAAAAGACAAGTATTCATTTGAGAATTTATCTCATGATTTCCCTAAAAAGGTACAGTATACCAAATTAAATGACTCTACGCTTTTTGTGGAGGTTCTGGGGGAAGATGATAAAGGTTTTTCTTTCCGGATGGGGAGGAGGAAGTAA
- a CDS encoding helix-turn-helix transcriptional regulator, translating to MEATIQTLYSSEICTVHNFLCRCTDCLVSAKEHQDNFVIAYIRTGNFQFKVFRNNLDAYHGFFLINKPGYEYRVGHDHKFPDECTIFSISEESLQQIKEHAGALSWFFDNPDLQSVLVKASPETEYLHHCIFQLLQTTRLARLWVETLITELFIQVLLTYERPALPPLLTVKQKKNYLPTIETVKQFINENFTADISLPELAELGYLSSFHFNRLFKQMTSVSPYQYLLRVRLKHAHLQLCNTSTPVSDIAFLAGFNSLEHFSASYKKMYGMSPSFARK from the coding sequence ATGGAAGCCACTATACAAACACTTTATAGCTCGGAGATTTGTACCGTACATAACTTTTTATGCCGGTGTACAGATTGCCTGGTATCTGCTAAAGAACATCAGGACAACTTTGTCATTGCTTACATCAGAACCGGCAATTTTCAATTCAAAGTGTTCAGAAATAACCTCGATGCTTACCATGGCTTTTTCTTAATCAATAAGCCGGGGTATGAATATAGGGTCGGCCATGACCATAAATTTCCCGACGAATGTACTATCTTTTCTATTTCAGAGGAGAGCTTACAACAGATAAAGGAACATGCCGGCGCATTATCCTGGTTTTTTGACAATCCGGATCTTCAATCCGTTTTGGTTAAAGCAAGCCCGGAAACAGAATACCTGCATCATTGCATATTTCAACTTTTACAAACCACCCGGTTAGCCCGTCTATGGGTAGAAACGCTAATCACTGAGCTTTTTATTCAGGTACTTTTAACCTACGAAAGACCGGCATTACCACCATTACTAACGGTTAAACAAAAGAAAAACTACCTGCCGACTATCGAAACGGTTAAACAATTCATAAATGAAAATTTTACCGCCGATATCTCTTTGCCCGAACTTGCAGAATTGGGCTACCTCAGCTCCTTTCATTTTAACCGGCTCTTTAAACAGATGACCAGCGTTAGTCCATATCAATATTTACTGCGTGTACGTTTAAAACATGCTCATCTTCAGCTTTGCAATACCTCTACTCCGGTTTCTGACATTGCCTTCCTGGCCGGATTTAATAGTCTGGAGCATTTTTCTGCATCGTACAAAAAAATGTACGGAATGTCCCCTTCTTTTGCTCGTAAATAA
- a CDS encoding paraquat-inducible protein A: protein MQETTTSRNKIISKLLLVFGLAILLGAEGYFGYRLHQLSDQQEEIKEDYANINNISSGLFSVEQWRDKVSAIVSHQIRDFTLSAKQKKTLQKEVEQIIIALIDKAEALINKPKKTLDGKIKKFIVKNFVNTDDFRKKAPSFAKEIIAKVYNPTNKKQLSKMAMNRFDALERAEYLDSTVAATKAASEKIYKKYRASSNEELNSKLNSSLSHIRTLTYNYSFAMLGCIVIVLSLWWILRKRIDLHAPLFIMSLMFAFILLFIGLTASMIEVDARIKALDFVLLGEHVIFENQVLFFQSKSILDVVRVLISQPAMDAVAVGILILIFSILFPVMKLSATGIHLLSTKKIARNKVIRYFAFQSGKWSMADVIVIAILMVYIGLNGLLDSQLNNLNIKSDDLNVITTNNTALQPGFIIFISFVLYGLILSTILKFISPHESH from the coding sequence ATGCAGGAGACGACGACTTCCAGGAATAAAATCATTTCAAAACTCCTGCTGGTTTTCGGCCTTGCAATTTTGTTAGGCGCTGAAGGGTATTTTGGTTATCGGCTACACCAGCTTTCAGACCAGCAGGAAGAGATCAAGGAAGATTACGCTAATATTAACAACATCAGCTCAGGGCTGTTCTCTGTAGAGCAGTGGCGAGACAAAGTTTCGGCAATTGTCAGTCACCAGATCCGCGATTTCACGCTTAGTGCCAAACAAAAGAAAACACTTCAGAAGGAAGTTGAACAAATCATCATTGCACTGATTGACAAGGCAGAAGCATTGATCAATAAGCCTAAAAAGACCCTCGACGGAAAAATCAAGAAATTTATAGTTAAAAATTTCGTAAATACAGATGACTTCCGGAAGAAGGCTCCTTCATTCGCTAAAGAAATTATTGCCAAAGTTTATAATCCCACAAATAAAAAGCAGCTCAGCAAGATGGCGATGAACAGGTTTGATGCACTGGAACGTGCGGAATATCTGGACAGCACCGTAGCTGCCACGAAAGCTGCATCCGAAAAAATCTATAAAAAATATCGCGCATCGTCCAATGAAGAATTAAACAGCAAACTCAACTCTTCACTATCGCACATCAGGACTTTAACTTACAATTACTCCTTCGCGATGTTGGGTTGTATCGTAATCGTTTTATCGCTATGGTGGATATTAAGAAAACGGATTGATTTGCACGCGCCCCTTTTCATCATGTCGTTGATGTTCGCATTCATATTGCTTTTTATCGGCCTGACAGCGTCTATGATAGAGGTCGATGCACGCATCAAAGCACTCGATTTTGTGCTGCTGGGCGAACATGTGATTTTTGAGAACCAGGTATTGTTCTTCCAGAGCAAAAGCATTCTGGATGTGGTCAGGGTATTGATTAGCCAACCTGCTATGGATGCCGTAGCAGTAGGGATTCTGATATTAATCTTCAGCATACTCTTCCCTGTCATGAAGCTTAGCGCTACCGGTATACACCTGCTGAGCACAAAGAAAATTGCCCGGAACAAGGTCATCAGGTATTTTGCCTTTCAATCTGGTAAATGGAGCATGGCTGATGTCATCGTCATCGCAATATTAATGGTGTATATCGGCCTGAATGGACTGCTAGACAGTCAGCTGAACAACCTGAATATTAAAAGCGATGACTTAAATGTCATTACCACCAACAATACTGCGCTCCAACCAGGATTTATCATATTCATCAGCTTTGTATTATACGGCCTCATTTTGTCGACCATCCTAAAATTCATCTCTCCTCATGAAAGCCATTAG
- a CDS encoding helix-turn-helix domain-containing protein, with protein sequence MNYQIFEPSDDLAAVVRCYWTLESPKEKTPERNTIVPDGSMKMIFHYGDLYKHYAENGNNTLLPRCFVIGQLTGPFEVEPTGETGIFFVRFHPNGFLPFATIPIKEMENTAVPLEKLFGKEGQDIEQKILKAKSTQDRIGLIESFLFSRLANTEAFDQIVKSTVETILTANGQLSIDELSRQTNINRRQLERKFSSVVGLSPKQLSKTIRLQATLKTLLTKKVSSLTTLAYEGEYYDQAHFIKDFKEFTGITPKEFYGDLLKMSLIFDQTD encoded by the coding sequence ATGAATTACCAGATATTTGAGCCGAGCGATGATCTGGCAGCAGTTGTCAGATGTTACTGGACATTGGAAAGCCCTAAAGAAAAAACACCTGAAAGAAACACCATTGTTCCCGATGGCAGTATGAAGATGATTTTTCACTATGGCGATTTGTATAAACATTACGCTGAAAATGGAAATAACACTCTCCTTCCGAGATGTTTCGTAATCGGACAACTGACGGGGCCGTTTGAAGTAGAGCCGACCGGGGAGACGGGCATTTTTTTTGTCCGCTTTCATCCGAATGGATTTTTACCCTTTGCAACAATTCCAATCAAAGAAATGGAAAATACCGCCGTTCCGTTGGAGAAATTATTTGGAAAAGAAGGGCAGGATATTGAGCAAAAGATCTTAAAAGCCAAATCAACACAGGACAGGATAGGTCTCATCGAATCATTTTTATTCAGCAGATTGGCGAATACGGAAGCCTTTGACCAAATTGTAAAATCAACCGTTGAAACTATTTTGACTGCCAATGGACAACTTTCAATTGATGAGCTTTCCAGACAAACCAATATCAACCGCAGACAGTTAGAACGTAAATTTTCTTCGGTGGTTGGTTTAAGCCCAAAACAGCTTTCAAAAACGATAAGGCTGCAAGCCACACTCAAAACCTTGCTGACAAAAAAAGTGAGCAGCCTTACTACTTTGGCTTACGAAGGTGAGTATTATGACCAGGCGCATTTTATTAAAGATTTCAAAGAGTTTACCGGAATTACACCCAAAGAATTTTATGGAGACCTCTTAAAGATGTCTTTGATTTTTGATCAAACGGATTAA
- a CDS encoding TfoX/Sxy family protein — translation MTYDIKLADRLRAYLAEIPDLEVEEKKMFNVLNFMVNGKTCVCVSGENLMCRFDPKMQEEIAEKNGYETMLMKGKEYKGYCYINPEGIQTKMDFEYFVNLCLDFNKTAKASKKSNLKRM, via the coding sequence ATGACCTACGACATCAAACTTGCCGACAGATTAAGAGCCTATCTTGCTGAAATACCCGATCTGGAAGTTGAAGAAAAGAAAATGTTTAACGTGCTGAATTTTATGGTAAACGGGAAGACCTGTGTTTGTGTAAGCGGAGAAAATTTAATGTGTCGTTTCGATCCAAAAATGCAGGAAGAGATTGCAGAAAAAAATGGTTATGAAACGATGCTAATGAAAGGAAAAGAATACAAAGGGTATTGTTATATAAATCCTGAAGGAATTCAGACAAAAATGGACTTCGAGTATTTTGTGAACTTATGCCTTGATTTCAATAAAACAGCCAAAGCGTCAAAGAAATCAAACTTGAAGCGGATGTAG
- a CDS encoding B12-binding domain-containing radical SAM protein, with protein MDIFVGKYNSILKTDLFLVTPPFTQLNTPYPATAYIKGFLNTKNISSTQADLGIEVILTLFSRKGLEDLFLHAERLSGQTRSLNAKRILALKNEYIKTIDAVIAFLQGKNPTLALQICQEDFLPEASRFAELDELDWAFGAMGTQDKGKHLATLYLEDISDFIIECIDPNFGFSRYAERLGRSANSFDELYEVLNQGYTYMDEILIDILEKKIALIQPKLFLISVPFPGNLYAAFRCAQYVKRNYPEVKILMGGGFANTELRSVSDKRVFEFFDYITLDDGELPIELVYDSILKGGAFHLYKRTFLLENDEVVYRNDALRSDYKQFDVGTPDYSDLQLDRYISVIEIVNPMHRMWSDGRWNKLTMAHGCYWGKCTFCDISLDYIKVYEPVAAKLIVDRIEELSKKTGQNGFHFVDEAAPPALMREVALEILRRKISVTWWTNIRFEKSFSRDLCILLKASGCIAVSGGLEVASDRLLKLIDKGVTVEQVAQVTRNFTEAGVLVHAYLMYGYPTQTIQETVDSLEMVRQLFEAGILQSGFWHQFAMTAHSPVGMHPEKFGVVKETEAIGTFANNDINYIDKTGIDHDKFSFGLKKSLFNFMHGICFDYKLQDWFDFKIPRTTIPPDFIEKAIREESKFNTKSTAKVVWLGGKPDTESFTRYKKNKPLEMMNLTFHDKKETFSIQTNKNEGEWLASILQKIAVSNTQVYTFQEIKADFETSAEHFELFWYSDPIYNLRDFGLLVL; from the coding sequence ATGGATATTTTTGTAGGGAAATACAATTCCATTTTGAAAACAGATCTTTTTCTTGTCACACCTCCTTTTACCCAACTGAATACCCCGTATCCTGCCACTGCTTATATTAAAGGGTTTTTAAACACAAAAAATATTTCTTCCACTCAGGCCGATTTGGGGATTGAAGTGATCCTGACTTTATTTTCCAGGAAAGGTCTGGAAGATCTTTTTCTTCATGCTGAGCGCCTGTCTGGTCAGACGAGAAGCTTAAATGCGAAACGCATTCTTGCCTTAAAAAATGAGTACATCAAAACCATAGATGCAGTTATTGCTTTTTTGCAAGGTAAAAATCCAACTTTAGCATTGCAGATTTGTCAGGAGGATTTTCTGCCGGAAGCATCCAGGTTTGCAGAATTAGATGAGTTGGACTGGGCATTCGGTGCAATGGGAACCCAGGATAAGGGTAAGCATTTAGCGACATTGTATCTCGAGGATATTTCGGATTTTATCATTGAATGTATTGACCCGAATTTCGGTTTTAGTCGTTACGCGGAAAGGCTAGGCAGAAGTGCGAACTCGTTTGATGAGCTCTATGAAGTTTTAAATCAGGGATATACCTATATGGATGAAATCCTGATTGACATTTTGGAAAAGAAAATTGCGCTTATTCAACCTAAATTGTTTTTAATTTCTGTTCCTTTTCCAGGAAATTTGTATGCTGCTTTCCGATGTGCGCAATATGTGAAACGGAATTATCCTGAGGTTAAGATCTTGATGGGAGGCGGTTTTGCCAATACAGAACTCCGTTCGGTTTCTGACAAAAGGGTATTTGAATTTTTCGATTATATTACCTTAGACGATGGAGAGTTGCCAATAGAACTGGTTTATGATTCGATCCTAAAAGGCGGAGCCTTTCATCTGTATAAAAGAACATTTTTATTAGAGAATGATGAAGTTGTTTATAGAAATGATGCGTTAAGGAGTGATTATAAGCAATTTGATGTAGGAACACCGGATTATAGTGATTTACAGCTGGATCGATACATTTCGGTGATAGAAATTGTAAATCCAATGCACAGGATGTGGAGTGATGGCCGCTGGAACAAATTAACCATGGCGCATGGGTGTTATTGGGGGAAATGTACATTTTGCGATATTTCTCTGGATTATATTAAGGTTTATGAACCTGTTGCTGCTAAATTGATTGTAGACCGCATTGAAGAGCTGAGTAAAAAAACCGGTCAGAATGGTTTTCACTTTGTTGACGAAGCTGCTCCACCGGCATTAATGCGGGAGGTAGCGCTGGAGATTTTAAGAAGAAAAATTTCTGTAACCTGGTGGACCAATATCCGGTTTGAGAAAAGTTTCAGCAGAGATCTGTGTATTTTGTTGAAAGCATCGGGTTGTATTGCCGTTTCCGGCGGCTTAGAAGTAGCATCTGATCGGTTATTGAAGTTAATTGATAAAGGAGTAACAGTGGAACAGGTGGCTCAGGTTACCCGAAATTTTACGGAAGCGGGCGTGCTGGTCCATGCTTACCTGATGTATGGTTATCCAACACAAACCATTCAGGAGACAGTAGATAGTTTGGAAATGGTGAGACAGTTGTTTGAAGCAGGTATTTTACAATCTGGTTTCTGGCATCAGTTTGCGATGACTGCACATAGCCCGGTAGGAATGCATCCGGAGAAGTTTGGTGTAGTTAAAGAAACGGAGGCAATCGGAACTTTTGCCAATAATGATATCAATTATATTGACAAAACGGGAATAGACCATGATAAATTCAGTTTTGGCCTGAAGAAGTCGCTGTTTAATTTTATGCATGGGATTTGCTTCGATTATAAGCTACAGGATTGGTTTGATTTTAAGATTCCAAGAACAACAATTCCACCTGATTTTATTGAGAAAGCAATCAGGGAAGAAAGTAAGTTCAATACCAAATCAACGGCTAAAGTGGTCTGGTTAGGAGGGAAGCCCGACACGGAAAGCTTTACCAGGTATAAGAAAAACAAGCCTCTGGAAATGATGAATTTAACTTTTCATGATAAAAAGGAAACCTTTAGCATCCAGACCAATAAAAATGAGGGGGAATGGTTGGCTTCTATCTTACAGAAAATAGCGGTTTCTAACACCCAGGTTTATACATTTCAGGAAATAAAAGCTGATTTTGAAACTTCTGCCGAGCATTTCGAATTGTTCTGGTATTCAGACCCGATTTATAATTTAAGGGATTTCGGACTATTGGTTTTATAG
- a CDS encoding DUF1330 domain-containing protein: MAVYYINSYDIVDAERYQEYGPKVYPILQRYGAEILASDTAPIVVEGLARKMNAIVKFPSEEAALNCYNDSEYQAVKMIRINSTANCTMVLVKEFST, from the coding sequence ATGGCAGTATATTATATAAACAGCTACGATATTGTAGATGCAGAACGCTATCAGGAATATGGTCCGAAAGTCTATCCGATACTTCAGCGATATGGGGCAGAAATTTTAGCTTCAGATACCGCTCCCATCGTCGTGGAAGGCCTGGCCAGAAAGATGAATGCAATTGTGAAATTTCCTTCAGAAGAAGCAGCACTGAATTGTTATAATGATTCTGAATACCAGGCGGTAAAGATGATCAGAATAAATTCAACAGCTAATTGTACAATGGTTTTGGTAAAAGAATTTAGTACTTGA